In Bythopirellula goksoeyrii, a single window of DNA contains:
- a CDS encoding RNA polymerase sigma factor, whose amino-acid sequence MNRENDTWVAELSQGGVVRELALADLREVLLRNLHKALSNRAHCDESFLEDAAQDALVRILSRLDQFQGRSRFVTWATSIAINVALGELRRSRWKDVSLDAVLVDADFVPTRAIDSSPDPESQAQQQELFDKMHELIETNLTERQRTVLLAELRGMPQDEIARHLGSNRNAVYKLTHDARKKLKSALQSAGYRADDLASTH is encoded by the coding sequence ATGAATCGAGAAAACGACACTTGGGTTGCCGAACTGAGCCAAGGGGGTGTGGTCCGCGAGTTGGCACTCGCAGACCTCCGCGAGGTGTTGCTGCGAAACTTGCACAAAGCGCTCTCCAATCGGGCGCATTGTGATGAATCGTTTCTCGAGGATGCGGCGCAAGATGCGCTCGTGCGGATTCTCAGTCGCCTGGATCAGTTTCAAGGCCGCAGTCGATTCGTAACTTGGGCGACTTCGATTGCGATTAACGTGGCACTAGGCGAGCTGCGCCGCAGCCGCTGGAAGGATGTCTCGCTTGATGCTGTGCTCGTCGATGCCGACTTTGTGCCGACACGCGCCATTGACTCATCGCCAGACCCCGAGTCGCAAGCCCAGCAACAAGAACTATTTGACAAAATGCACGAGCTAATCGAAACCAATTTGACCGAAAGGCAGCGTACCGTGCTGCTCGCTGAGCTTCGCGGAATGCCTCAGGATGAGATCGCCCGGCACCTGGGAAGCAACCGCAACGCCGTTTACAAGCTGACCCACGACGCCCGCAAGAAGCTCAAGTCCGCATTGCAGAGTGCCGGTTATCGAGCAGATGATTTGGCATCTACCCACTGA
- a CDS encoding carboxymuconolactone decarboxylase family protein, with protein MARIQPVNKDAADTTQQHILDTVKKKMGMVPNLIATMANSPAVANAYLGFSQQLSTGALSPRLREQIALAVGEVNSCDYCLAAHTALGKGAGLSESETCDARRAEAKDDAERFALEFAQKVVRDRGVVSDDDLQQVREAGYTDGEIAEIVANVALNIFTNYFNHVAGTEVDFPAAPVMTNC; from the coding sequence ATGGCACGCATTCAACCTGTCAACAAAGACGCTGCCGACACCACACAACAGCACATCCTTGACACCGTAAAGAAGAAAATGGGGATGGTCCCCAACCTGATTGCCACAATGGCTAATTCGCCCGCCGTGGCCAACGCCTATCTGGGTTTCAGCCAGCAACTTTCAACTGGGGCATTATCCCCTCGTCTACGTGAGCAGATCGCGTTGGCGGTGGGTGAAGTGAATAGTTGCGACTATTGCCTCGCGGCCCATACGGCCCTAGGCAAAGGGGCCGGGCTCTCCGAGTCAGAGACATGCGACGCCCGCCGGGCAGAGGCTAAGGACGACGCGGAGCGGTTTGCCCTGGAATTTGCCCAGAAGGTCGTCCGCGATAGGGGAGTGGTTTCCGACGACGATCTTCAACAGGTCCGTGAAGCGGGGTACACTGATGGCGAAATCGCTGAGATCGTTGCGAATGTAGCGCTCAACATTTTCACGAACTACTTTAATCACGTCGCGGGAACGGAAGTTGATTTCCCAGCCGCCCCCGTGATGACAAACTGTTGA
- a CDS encoding DUF488 domain-containing protein, with protein sequence MATSKHETHDIVIKRVYEPVDSGDGFRVLVDRLWPRGMKKEAVHLDLWAKDVAPSTDLRNWFNHEESIFREFRQKYLAELAGKKDAVRELLTSTESQRITLLYAASNINVNHAIVLRDFLLGQGNR encoded by the coding sequence ATGGCGACCTCTAAACATGAAACCCACGACATCGTGATCAAGCGAGTCTACGAGCCCGTGGATTCAGGGGATGGTTTCCGCGTGCTTGTGGATCGCCTTTGGCCACGTGGCATGAAGAAGGAAGCCGTTCACCTTGATCTCTGGGCCAAAGACGTGGCTCCCTCGACGGATCTACGCAATTGGTTCAACCATGAAGAGTCAATATTCAGGGAATTTCGCCAGAAATATCTGGCTGAACTAGCGGGCAAAAAAGATGCAGTTCGGGAACTGCTCACATCGACCGAGAGCCAGCGTATCACGCTGCTCTATGCGGCTAGCAATATCAACGTCAATCATGCCATTGTGTTGCGAGATTTCTTGTTGGGGCAGGGCAATCGCTGA